In Pseudomonas sp. MYb327, one DNA window encodes the following:
- a CDS encoding FadR/GntR family transcriptional regulator, producing MSEISPLIKRSLVDQALDQLRQRINQGVWAVGQRLPTEPELSAELGISRNTVREAMRVLAFSGLIEIRQGDGSYLRAVIDPLDTLKALSRCSLEQARETRHILEVEAIGLAALRRTDEDLAALREALGVSGSHYHGDLDTYIACDLAFHRRLVDAAHNPTLSELYRYFSSVVGAQLRHCLNISPRRQEVFDLHIELLDAVEQRDPERAKALSRQLINEP from the coding sequence ATGTCAGAAATTTCTCCTCTCATTAAGCGGTCCCTGGTCGATCAGGCCCTGGATCAGTTGCGCCAACGCATCAACCAAGGTGTCTGGGCGGTGGGTCAACGCTTGCCCACCGAGCCCGAACTCTCCGCCGAGCTGGGCATCAGCCGCAACACCGTGCGTGAAGCCATGCGCGTGTTGGCATTTTCCGGGTTGATCGAGATCCGTCAGGGTGATGGCAGTTATCTGCGGGCCGTGATCGACCCGCTGGACACGCTCAAAGCGTTGTCGCGCTGTTCCCTGGAACAGGCCCGCGAAACCCGCCACATCCTTGAAGTCGAGGCCATCGGCCTGGCCGCATTGCGCCGTACCGATGAAGACCTGGCGGCATTGCGCGAGGCATTGGGGGTCAGCGGCAGCCACTATCACGGCGATCTCGATACCTACATCGCCTGCGATCTGGCGTTCCACCGTCGTCTGGTGGATGCCGCGCACAACCCGACCCTCAGCGAGTTATATCGCTATTTCTCCAGTGTCGTCGGCGCTCAGCTTCGCCATTGTCTGAACATCAGCCCGCGCCGCCAGGAAGTGTTCGACCTGCATATCGAACTGCTCGATGCCGTCGAGCAACGCGACCCGGAACGGGCCAAAGCCCTGTCGAGGCAATTGATCAATGAACCTTGA
- a CDS encoding amino acid ABC transporter substrate-binding protein: MKMLKSTLAVVTAAAVLGVSGFAQAGATLDAVQKKGFVQCGVSDGLPGFSVPDSTGKIVGIDADYCRAVAAAVFGDATKVKFSQLNAKERFTALQSGEIDILSRNTTMTSSRDAGMGLKFPGFITYYDGIGFLVNNKLGVKSAKELDGATICIQAGTTTELNVSDYFRGNGLKYTPITFDTSDESAKSLESGRCDVLTSDKSQLFAQRSKLASPKDYVVLPETISKEPLGPVVRNGDDEWLAIVRWTGYAMLNAEEAGITSKNVEAEAKGTKNPDVARLLGTDGEYGKDLKVKKDWVVQIVKQVGNYGEVFEKNLGKNTPLEIDRGLNALWNAGGIQYAPPVR, from the coding sequence ATGAAGATGTTGAAATCCACCCTGGCCGTCGTGACTGCAGCCGCAGTACTCGGCGTCAGCGGGTTCGCTCAGGCGGGCGCGACCCTGGATGCAGTGCAGAAAAAAGGTTTCGTACAGTGCGGTGTGAGTGACGGTCTGCCGGGTTTCTCGGTTCCAGACTCCACTGGCAAGATCGTGGGTATCGATGCTGACTACTGCCGTGCTGTAGCGGCTGCCGTTTTCGGCGACGCGACCAAGGTCAAGTTCAGCCAGTTGAACGCCAAGGAGCGCTTCACCGCGCTGCAATCCGGCGAAATCGACATCCTGTCGCGCAACACCACCATGACCAGCTCGCGTGACGCAGGCATGGGTCTGAAATTCCCGGGCTTCATCACTTACTACGACGGCATCGGCTTTCTGGTTAACAATAAGCTGGGCGTGAAGAGTGCCAAGGAACTGGACGGTGCAACCATCTGCATCCAGGCCGGTACCACCACCGAGCTGAACGTTTCCGACTACTTCCGTGGCAACGGTCTGAAATACACCCCGATCACTTTCGACACCTCCGACGAGAGCGCCAAGTCGCTGGAATCCGGTCGTTGCGACGTGCTGACCTCCGACAAGTCCCAGCTGTTCGCCCAGCGCAGCAAGCTGGCCTCGCCGAAGGACTACGTAGTTCTGCCAGAAACCATTTCCAAAGAACCTCTGGGCCCGGTCGTACGTAATGGCGACGACGAGTGGCTGGCCATCGTGCGCTGGACTGGCTACGCCATGCTCAACGCTGAAGAAGCCGGCATCACTTCGAAGAACGTCGAAGCTGAAGCCAAAGGCACCAAGAACCCGGACGTAGCCCGTCTGCTGGGTACCGACGGTGAATACGGCAAAGACCTGAAAGTGAAGAAAGACTGGGTCGTGCAGATCGTCAAGCAAGTCGGCAACTACGGTGAAGTGTTCGAGAAAAACCTCGGCAAGAACACTCCGCTGGAAATCGACCGCGGGCTGAACGCCCTGTGGAACGCTGGCGGCATTCAATACGCACCACCAGTGCGCTGA
- a CDS encoding amino acid ABC transporter permease has protein sequence MSTHTFKPDMPPPSSSIGVVAWMRANMFSSWLNTLLTLFAFYLIYLVVPPILQWAIIDANWVGTTRADCTKEGACWVFIQQRIGQFMYGYYPPELRWRVDLTVWLAVIGVAPLFISRFHRKAVYGLSFLVLYPIIAWCLLHGGVFGLTQVATSQWGGLMLTLVIATVGIAGALPLGIVLALGRRSNMPAIRVVCVTFIEFWRGVPLITVLFMSSVMLPLFLPEGMNFDKLLRALIGVILFQSAYVAEVVRGGLQAIPKGQYEAAAAMGLGYWRSMGLVILPQALKLVIPGIVNTFIALFKDTSLVIIIGLFDLLNSVKQAAADPKWLGMATEGYVFAALVFWIFCFGMSRYSMHLERKLDTGHKR, from the coding sequence ATGAGTACTCATACTTTCAAACCTGACATGCCTCCACCGAGCAGCAGCATCGGCGTGGTGGCGTGGATGCGCGCGAACATGTTCTCCAGCTGGCTCAACACCCTGCTGACCCTGTTCGCGTTCTACCTGATCTACCTGGTCGTGCCGCCGATCCTGCAGTGGGCGATCATCGACGCCAACTGGGTTGGCACAACCCGCGCCGACTGCACCAAGGAGGGCGCCTGCTGGGTGTTCATCCAACAGCGCATCGGCCAGTTCATGTACGGCTACTACCCGCCGGAACTGCGCTGGCGCGTGGACCTGACCGTGTGGCTGGCGGTCATCGGCGTGGCGCCTCTGTTCATCTCGCGCTTCCACCGTAAAGCGGTGTACGGCCTGAGCTTCCTGGTGCTGTATCCGATCATTGCCTGGTGCCTGCTGCATGGCGGCGTTTTCGGCCTGACCCAAGTGGCGACCAGCCAATGGGGCGGCCTGATGCTGACCCTGGTGATCGCCACCGTCGGTATTGCCGGTGCGTTGCCGCTGGGGATTGTCCTGGCGCTGGGTCGTCGTTCGAACATGCCGGCGATTCGTGTGGTCTGCGTGACCTTCATCGAATTCTGGCGCGGCGTGCCGTTGATCACGGTGCTGTTCATGTCCTCGGTGATGCTGCCGCTGTTCCTGCCCGAAGGCATGAACTTCGACAAACTGCTGCGAGCCTTGATCGGCGTGATCCTGTTCCAGTCGGCCTACGTGGCCGAAGTGGTGCGCGGCGGTCTGCAAGCGATCCCCAAAGGTCAGTACGAAGCAGCCGCAGCGATGGGTCTCGGTTACTGGCGCAGCATGGGCCTGGTGATTTTGCCGCAAGCCCTGAAGCTGGTGATTCCCGGCATCGTCAACACCTTCATTGCCCTGTTCAAGGACACCAGCCTGGTGATCATCATCGGCCTGTTCGACTTGCTCAACAGCGTCAAGCAAGCCGCCGCCGACCCGAAATGGCTGGGCATGGCCACTGAAGGCTATGTGTTCGCGGCCCTGGTGTTCTGGATTTTCTGTTTTGGCATGTCGCGCTATTCCATGCATTTGGAACGCAAACTCGACACTGGCCACAAGCGCTAA
- a CDS encoding amino acid ABC transporter permease → MQNSIGAPKQRLSLSDPRVRAWVFQIITIVGVVSLGWFLFDNTQTNLQHRGITSGFDFLERSAGFGIAQHLIDYTEADSYARVFVIGLLNTLLVTFIGVILATILGFIVGVARLSKNWIIAKLATVYVEVFRNIPPLLQILFWYFAVFLTMPGPRNSHNFGDTFFVSSRGLNMPAALMADGFWAFVISVVVAIVAIVLMCRWANKRFEATGVPFHKFWTGLAILLVIPALCALIFGAPLHWEMPKLQGFNFVGGWVLIPELLALTLALTVYTAAFIAEIVRSGIKSVSHGQTEAAHSLGLRNGPTLRKVIIPQALRVIIPPLTSQYLNLAKNSSLAAGIGYPEMVSLFAGTVLNQTGQAIEVIAITMSVYLAISISISLLMNWYNKRIALIER, encoded by the coding sequence ATGCAAAATTCAATCGGCGCACCAAAGCAGAGGCTCAGCCTCAGCGATCCACGAGTGCGTGCGTGGGTATTCCAGATCATCACCATTGTCGGTGTGGTCTCGTTAGGCTGGTTTCTGTTCGACAACACGCAAACCAACCTTCAACACCGGGGCATTACTTCCGGTTTCGACTTTCTTGAGCGCAGTGCCGGTTTCGGCATCGCTCAGCACCTGATCGACTACACCGAAGCGGACAGCTATGCGCGGGTGTTTGTCATCGGCCTGCTCAACACTCTGCTGGTGACCTTCATTGGCGTGATCCTGGCCACCATCCTCGGCTTCATCGTCGGTGTGGCGCGGCTGTCAAAGAACTGGATCATCGCCAAACTGGCGACGGTGTATGTGGAGGTTTTCCGCAACATTCCGCCGCTGCTGCAAATCCTGTTCTGGTATTTCGCGGTGTTCCTGACCATGCCGGGGCCGCGTAACAGCCACAACTTCGGCGATACCTTCTTCGTCAGCAGCCGTGGCCTGAACATGCCGGCCGCGCTGATGGCCGACGGTTTCTGGGCGTTCGTGATCAGCGTCGTCGTGGCCATCGTCGCCATCGTGCTGATGTGCCGCTGGGCCAACAAGCGCTTTGAAGCGACCGGCGTGCCCTTCCACAAGTTCTGGACCGGCCTGGCGATCTTGCTGGTGATCCCGGCCCTGTGCGCGCTGATCTTCGGCGCGCCACTGCATTGGGAAATGCCGAAGCTGCAAGGCTTCAACTTCGTCGGCGGCTGGGTGCTGATTCCGGAACTGCTGGCCTTGACCCTGGCCCTGACGGTGTACACCGCGGCGTTCATCGCCGAGATCGTACGCTCGGGCATCAAGTCGGTCAGCCACGGCCAGACCGAAGCGGCGCATTCGCTTGGCCTGCGCAACGGTCCGACCCTGCGCAAGGTGATCATCCCGCAAGCCCTGCGCGTGATCATTCCACCGCTGACCAGCCAATACCTGAACCTGGCGAAGAACTCCTCGCTGGCCGCCGGTATCGGTTATCCGGAAATGGTTTCGTTGTTCGCCGGTACGGTGCTGAACCAGACCGGGCAGGCGATCGAGGTGATTGCGATCACCATGAGCGTGTACCTGGCGATCAGTATCAGCATTTCCCTGCTGATGAACTGGTACAACAAGCGCATTGCGCTGATCGAGCGGTAA
- a CDS encoding amino acid ABC transporter ATP-binding protein produces the protein MSEAIKQPSSSEGIIQMQGVNKWYGQFHVLKDINLNVKQGERIVLCGPSGSGKSTTIRCLNRLEEHQQGRIVVDGVELTNDLKQIEAIRREVGMVFQHFNLFPHLTILQNCTLAPMWVRKMPKRKAEEIAMHYLERVRIPEQAHKFPGQLSGGQQQRVAIARALCMKPKIMLFDEPTSALDPEMVKEVLDTMIGLAEDGMTMLCVTHEMGFARTVANRVIFMDKGEIVEQAAPNDFFDNPQNDRTKLFLSQILH, from the coding sequence ATGAGCGAAGCCATCAAACAACCGTCGAGCTCTGAAGGCATTATTCAGATGCAGGGCGTGAACAAGTGGTACGGCCAGTTCCACGTGTTGAAAGACATCAACCTGAACGTCAAGCAGGGCGAGCGTATCGTCCTGTGCGGGCCGTCGGGTTCCGGCAAGTCCACCACCATTCGTTGCCTCAATCGTCTGGAAGAACACCAGCAGGGCCGCATCGTGGTCGATGGCGTGGAACTGACCAACGACCTCAAGCAAATCGAAGCGATCCGCCGCGAAGTCGGCATGGTGTTCCAGCACTTCAACCTGTTCCCGCACCTGACCATCCTGCAGAACTGCACCCTGGCGCCGATGTGGGTACGCAAGATGCCCAAGCGCAAGGCCGAAGAAATCGCCATGCATTACCTGGAACGCGTACGCATTCCGGAGCAGGCGCATAAATTCCCGGGGCAACTGTCCGGCGGTCAGCAGCAACGTGTGGCGATCGCCCGGGCGCTGTGCATGAAACCGAAAATCATGCTGTTCGACGAACCGACTTCGGCACTCGACCCGGAGATGGTGAAAGAGGTTCTGGACACCATGATCGGCCTGGCGGAAGACGGCATGACCATGCTTTGCGTAACGCACGAAATGGGCTTCGCCCGCACCGTGGCCAACCGCGTGATCTTCATGGACAAGGGCGAAATCGTCGAACAGGCCGCGCCGAACGACTTCTTCGACAACCCGCAGAACGACCGCACCAAACTGTTCCTGAGCCAGATCCTGCATTGA